Proteins encoded in a region of the Isoalcanivorax pacificus W11-5 genome:
- the nosP gene encoding nitric oxide-sensing protein NosP, whose amino-acid sequence MTAAPPNAVLTAFSAASDEQAAAAELADKLLHPHLGFVLFFCSVEYDLDRLAGALREHFGELPMSGCTSCGEITARGYDHGTIVAIGFDQRFFCVGRRLVEKLDEFDLLDAQQLTDSLLSECCNRLAGTPSENNTFVLTLMDGLSVNEEMVLATLNSALGSITSFGGSAGDEYRLSSTYVYSDGRFCSEAAIVIMITTPLDFEVFSTHHLVPEKAKLVVTAADPEHRIVYELNAEPAAVAYARLVGVPVEALDDAAFACSPLAVRINDGYYARAIQRVNDDLSLSFYCAVENGIVLTAMSTASILDDLDTKLSAIEERLGPAWVTLGCDCCLRHTQLQAEDLVDDASVLLRRHGVIGFSTYGEQIDGMHINHTLTGVVIGRKNRF is encoded by the coding sequence ATGACTGCTGCCCCGCCCAATGCCGTGCTGACGGCATTCAGCGCTGCCAGCGATGAACAGGCCGCTGCCGCCGAGCTCGCTGACAAGCTGTTGCATCCCCATCTCGGCTTCGTGCTGTTCTTCTGTTCGGTGGAATACGACCTCGACCGGCTGGCCGGCGCCTTGCGCGAGCACTTCGGTGAGTTGCCGATGTCCGGCTGTACTTCCTGCGGGGAAATCACCGCGCGCGGCTACGACCATGGCACCATCGTGGCCATCGGCTTCGACCAGCGCTTCTTCTGTGTCGGCCGGCGGCTGGTGGAAAAACTGGATGAGTTCGACCTGCTGGATGCCCAGCAGCTCACCGACAGCCTGCTCAGCGAATGCTGCAACCGCCTGGCCGGCACCCCCTCGGAAAACAACACCTTCGTGCTGACCCTGATGGACGGCCTGTCCGTGAACGAGGAAATGGTGCTGGCCACGCTTAACTCGGCACTCGGCAGCATCACCAGCTTCGGTGGCTCGGCCGGGGACGAATATCGCCTGAGCAGCACCTATGTCTACAGTGATGGCCGTTTCTGCAGTGAAGCGGCCATCGTCATCATGATTACCACGCCGCTGGACTTTGAAGTCTTCAGCACCCATCACCTGGTACCGGAAAAGGCCAAGCTGGTCGTCACCGCCGCCGATCCGGAGCACCGCATCGTATATGAACTGAACGCGGAACCTGCCGCTGTCGCGTATGCACGGCTGGTAGGTGTGCCCGTGGAGGCGCTGGATGACGCGGCCTTCGCCTGTTCTCCGCTGGCGGTGCGCATCAACGACGGCTATTACGCGCGCGCTATCCAGCGCGTCAACGACGACCTCAGCCTGTCGTTCTACTGCGCAGTGGAAAATGGCATCGTGCTCACTGCCATGAGCACGGCCTCGATCCTGGATGATCTGGACACCAAGCTCAGTGCCATTGAAGAACGTCTCGGCCCGGCCTGGGTCACGCTGGGGTGCGACTGCTGCCTGCGGCATACCCAGTTGCAGGCCGAGGACCTGGTGGACGATGCCTCGGTGCTGTTGCGCCGCCATGGCGTGATCGGTTTCAGCACCTACGGCGAGCAGATCGATGGCATGCACATCAATCACACGCTGACCGGAGTGGTCATTGGACGAAAAAACCGTTTCTGA
- a CDS encoding response regulator: MYQVLIADDHPLFREAIARVIDDGFPGSTLLEASDLDATLALVAENDDIDLVLLDLNMPGMQGLGGLVQLRNQFPTVPAVIVSAEEDKRVILQTVTYGAVGFITKSTPRKQMIHALEQILNGSVYLPSDIIRADASSGSSRHHDPGLLPELLESLTRKQLQVFERMARGESNKVIAYELNIAESTVKAHVSAILRKLGATNRVQAILSASDIDFGAYLKRPQKVTE; this comes from the coding sequence CCTGATTGCAGACGATCACCCCCTTTTCCGCGAGGCCATCGCGCGGGTGATTGATGATGGCTTTCCCGGCAGTACATTGCTGGAAGCCTCCGACCTGGACGCCACCCTGGCGCTGGTGGCGGAAAACGACGATATCGACCTGGTGCTGCTGGACCTGAACATGCCGGGCATGCAGGGGCTGGGCGGGCTGGTGCAGTTGCGTAACCAGTTTCCCACCGTGCCGGCGGTGATCGTCTCCGCCGAGGAAGACAAGCGCGTCATTCTGCAGACGGTCACCTACGGTGCAGTGGGCTTCATTACCAAGTCGACGCCACGCAAACAGATGATTCATGCGCTGGAGCAGATCCTCAACGGTTCGGTGTACCTGCCTTCAGATATTATCCGCGCGGATGCGTCATCCGGTTCGTCACGGCACCATGATCCCGGCCTGTTGCCGGAACTGCTGGAGAGCCTGACCCGCAAACAGTTGCAGGTGTTCGAACGCATGGCACGTGGCGAGTCCAACAAAGTCATTGCCTACGAGCTGAATATCGCCGAAAGCACCGTCAAAGCGCACGTGTCTGCCATCCTGCGCAAGCTCGGCGCAACCAACCGTGTGCAGGCAATCCTGTCGGCCAGCGACATTGATTTCGGTGCCTACCTCAAGCGGCCGCAGAAAGTGACGGAGTAA